In Candidatus Vicinibacter proximus, the following are encoded in one genomic region:
- a CDS encoding DUF479 domain-containing protein yields the protein MNYLAHLVLAYPHPNLMVGNYLADFIQKRDEKNILPVYHPGISFHRWIDNYTDHHATVDELNVIFRPAVHKYAPVATDIVMDYFLHYNWSLFMDLDYDVFAEKIYHLLKLKSADFPEPAQTITHRMIQGSWLDQYKSMEGLADVMNRMNRKAKFDVQFENTLEIVQSQHDKLNALFLRFYQDISREAVSWLNLRNEMKS from the coding sequence ATGAATTATCTCGCACATCTCGTTCTGGCTTATCCGCATCCAAACCTAATGGTAGGAAATTACCTTGCAGATTTTATCCAAAAGCGGGATGAAAAAAATATTTTACCCGTATATCATCCCGGAATTTCCTTCCATCGGTGGATTGACAACTATACGGATCATCATGCTACAGTGGATGAATTAAATGTCATTTTCAGACCGGCTGTGCACAAATATGCACCGGTGGCAACAGACATTGTGATGGATTATTTTCTGCACTACAATTGGAGTCTTTTTATGGACCTTGATTATGATGTATTTGCAGAGAAAATATATCATTTGCTAAAATTGAAATCTGCGGATTTTCCGGAGCCTGCACAAACTATTACGCATCGCATGATTCAGGGATCATGGTTGGACCAATACAAATCCATGGAGGGACTTGCGGATGTAATGAATCGAATGAACCGCAAGGCAAAGTTTGATGTGCAATTTGAAAATACGTTGGAGATCGTCCAGAGCCAGCATGATAAATTGAATGCACTTTTTCTGCGCTTTTATCAGGACATCAGCAGAGAAGCGGTGAGTTGGCTTAACCTTCGAAATGAAATGAAATCGTAA
- a CDS encoding M23 family metallopeptidase: MRSEKYVYNPHTLQFEKEKLTRKSIFLKVFTFISAVVVAAFLFYFFTSEYFPSPREKALKKEITQMEYQYLLIKNDLERAEKVLTNIQNRDAKVHRVLFGMDPIDPSVWNGGVGGHDPYAWTGQFRNSGSTVKDAKKYLDKLERQIYLQSRSLDTLEKLARTREDMMASVPSVKPVRMDRLSTDVQHLSGYGIRLHPVHKVNKMHAGIDFTAPEGTSIQSTGDGRVVKVEIKNSGYGKSVLIDHGFGYKTLYAHMKVIKVKQGQKVKKGEIIGSIGNTGTSTGPHCHYEVHFNGKPVNPIHYCMDGLSPKEYQEMVAKAEMANQSFD, encoded by the coding sequence ATGAGGTCTGAAAAATATGTTTATAACCCCCATACCCTTCAATTTGAGAAGGAGAAGCTGACCAGAAAGTCTATATTCCTCAAAGTTTTTACCTTCATTTCTGCAGTCGTCGTGGCCGCTTTTCTGTTCTACTTTTTTACTTCAGAATACTTTCCCTCGCCACGTGAAAAAGCCTTGAAAAAGGAAATCACACAAATGGAGTATCAATATTTATTGATTAAAAATGATCTGGAGCGCGCAGAAAAAGTGCTTACCAATATTCAGAACAGAGATGCCAAGGTGCACAGAGTTTTATTTGGTATGGATCCCATAGATCCGAGTGTTTGGAATGGAGGTGTTGGAGGTCACGACCCTTATGCCTGGACCGGTCAATTCCGCAATAGTGGTTCTACAGTGAAAGATGCTAAAAAATATTTAGACAAACTGGAAAGACAGATTTATTTACAGTCGAGATCCCTGGATACTTTGGAAAAACTTGCCAGAACCCGCGAGGACATGATGGCCAGTGTTCCGTCGGTTAAACCCGTTAGAATGGATCGTCTTTCTACAGATGTACAGCATCTATCCGGTTATGGTATCCGTTTGCACCCTGTTCATAAAGTCAATAAAATGCATGCAGGTATTGACTTCACTGCTCCTGAAGGAACTTCCATCCAAAGTACCGGTGACGGGCGTGTGGTTAAAGTGGAGATTAAAAATTCAGGTTACGGAAAATCCGTATTGATAGACCACGGCTTCGGTTATAAGACCCTTTATGCCCACATGAAAGTAATTAAAGTTAAACAGGGGCAAAAAGTAAAGAAAGGAGAAATCATAGGCAGCATTGGAAACACCGGAACCTCTACGGGGCCGCACTGTCATTATGAAGTACACTTCAACGGGAAGCCGGTAAACCCAATTCACTATTGCATGGATGGACTGAGTCCAAAAGAATACCAGGAAATGGTTGCTAAAGCCGAAATGGCCAATCAATCGTTTGATTAA
- a CDS encoding outer membrane beta-barrel protein, whose product MSAQTRVRNYNYEGFKKKSHYFGLTLALNSSGFKVEHSRALRPEGAFKVNEGVASPGLTLSMITNFKIGEYFDYRLLPSISLSYRKLIYTPTNGGPVQEDLLESVFGEIPMIVRFTSAPYKDARVFMLAGVKYSYDFASNSRSDKNRFDLVRISPHDFQIEIGAGMQFFLPYFIFTPEIKFSHGLNNVLIYDNKLIESTIIDKLFSRTLTISFHFEG is encoded by the coding sequence TTGTCTGCACAAACCAGAGTGCGTAATTACAACTATGAGGGTTTTAAGAAAAAGTCCCATTATTTTGGCTTAACGCTTGCTTTGAACTCTTCAGGGTTTAAGGTAGAACATTCCAGAGCTCTGCGGCCGGAAGGCGCTTTCAAGGTCAATGAAGGAGTCGCTAGTCCTGGGCTTACGCTCAGCATGATCACTAATTTTAAAATTGGAGAATATTTTGATTATCGCCTCCTCCCATCCATTTCACTTTCTTACCGAAAATTAATCTATACCCCTACCAATGGTGGCCCTGTTCAGGAGGATTTGTTGGAATCGGTATTCGGTGAAATCCCTATGATTGTTCGCTTTACTTCCGCCCCTTATAAGGATGCAAGAGTTTTTATGCTCGCCGGAGTTAAATATTCCTATGATTTTGCCTCTAACAGTCGTTCAGATAAGAACCGTTTCGATTTAGTGAGAATATCCCCGCATGATTTTCAAATTGAAATTGGAGCCGGAATGCAATTCTTTCTACCCTATTTTATTTTTACACCGGAGATTAAGTTCTCCCATGGTTTGAACAATGTTTTGATTTACGACAACAAGCTGATTGAGTCTACCATCATCGACAAATTATTTTCAAGGACGCTTACGATTTCATTTCATTTCGAAGGTTAA
- the ubiE gene encoding bifunctional demethylmenaquinone methyltransferase/2-methoxy-6-polyprenyl-1,4-benzoquinol methylase UbiE: protein MAETKPYTDLEGSKKSQVRQMFNRIAPVYDFLNGILSLGIDRSWRKKAIAELADVPAGEEVLDVATGTAVLAIQAYKKYPTLKFRGMDLSEGMLELGRKRLQKLNLTEKIELDLGDSENLPYDTGRFSAVMAAFGVRNFEDLDKGLAEMYRVTKPGGKIIVLEFSKPKSFPFKHLFQLYFKYLLPNFGKLVSKDPRAYQYLYESVQQFPDYERFLERLSQRGFVRCAHRSLTLGICCIYTGIKP, encoded by the coding sequence TTGGCAGAAACAAAACCATATACAGACCTGGAAGGAAGCAAGAAATCACAGGTCCGTCAAATGTTTAACCGCATCGCTCCGGTGTACGATTTTTTGAATGGCATACTTTCCTTAGGCATCGACAGAAGTTGGCGGAAAAAAGCAATTGCAGAATTGGCAGATGTTCCTGCCGGCGAGGAAGTGCTTGACGTGGCAACGGGGACCGCAGTCCTTGCCATTCAGGCTTATAAAAAATACCCCACCCTCAAATTCCGTGGCATGGACCTTTCTGAAGGGATGCTCGAATTGGGACGCAAACGTCTTCAGAAATTAAACCTTACAGAAAAAATTGAATTGGATCTGGGTGATTCGGAAAATTTGCCATACGATACCGGCCGTTTTTCAGCCGTCATGGCTGCTTTTGGCGTGCGCAATTTTGAAGATTTGGATAAAGGGCTGGCAGAGATGTATCGCGTTACCAAACCCGGTGGAAAAATAATCGTTCTTGAATTTTCAAAACCCAAGAGTTTTCCATTCAAACATTTGTTTCAACTATATTTCAAATACTTACTCCCCAATTTTGGCAAATTGGTCTCAAAAGATCCAAGAGCTTATCAATATTTATATGAATCTGTACAACAGTTTCCTGATTATGAGCGTTTTCTCGAGAGGCTGTCGCAAAGGGGATTTGTTCGCTGCGCACACCGTTCACTGACTTTAGGTATATGTTGCATTTACACCGGTATCAAACCATAG
- the gyrA gene encoding DNA gyrase subunit A has product MAEFDKIIQVNIEEQLKTSYIDYSMSVIVSRALPDVRDGLKPVHRRVLYGMNELGMRYNKPYKKSARIVGEVLGKFHPHGDSSVYDAMVRMAQPWSMRYPLVDGQGNFGSVDGDSPAAMRYTEVRLDRIADELLEDIDKETVDFRLNFDDSLQEPTVLPARLPNLLINGSSGIAVGMATNMLPHNLREVCDGTMAYLANPEISVEELMEHIPAPDMPTGGIIYGVAGIKEAYETGRGRVVVRGRAEIEQYDNREAIIITEIPYQVNKAYLIEKIAELVNEEKITGIHDVRDESDRNGMRIVIEIKKDAISNVVLSNLFKYTLLQNSYGINNIALVGGRPMTLGLKDLIREFIKFRLEVIVRKTQFELRQAQEKAHILEGLLIALDHLDEVIALIRGSRTVDDARTGLMDTFQLSEIQAKAILDMRLQKLTGLERDKIKEEYDELMKEIARLQEILGSEELRKQIIVDELTDIKSRFGDDRRTEIQMAEGEINMEDMIANDEVVVTISHQGYIKRTKTSEYRTQTRGGRGSTGSKTKDEDFIEHMFIASNHNYLLLFTEMGKCYWLRVYEIPEAAKTSLGRAIQNIVSLAKEDKVRAYINVDNLSNEEFLNSHYIMLCTRKGTIKKSSLEDFSRPRANGIIAISINEGDQLMEAKLTNGKNEIIIANKMGRAIRFPEATVRPMGRNAAGVRGISLDEANGDAVVGMVCVDPEDKTTSILVVSEKGNGKRSELEDYRITNRGGKGVKTLQVTDKTGQLVAIKIVHDTDDLMITTTNGVTIRMSIESLRVMGRATQGVRLIRLDETDEIGDVAVVKREEDEEVVLPDVTEMPLADDDSEE; this is encoded by the coding sequence ATGGCAGAATTTGATAAAATTATCCAGGTTAACATAGAGGAACAATTGAAGACATCCTACATCGATTATTCCATGTCTGTAATCGTCTCCAGAGCTTTACCCGATGTTCGGGATGGCTTGAAGCCTGTACACCGAAGGGTGCTTTACGGGATGAATGAATTGGGCATGAGGTATAACAAACCCTATAAAAAATCAGCCAGGATAGTAGGGGAGGTTTTGGGTAAGTTTCACCCGCATGGAGATTCCAGTGTATATGATGCCATGGTTAGAATGGCGCAGCCCTGGTCCATGCGTTATCCGCTGGTTGATGGCCAGGGTAACTTTGGGTCGGTAGATGGCGACAGTCCGGCTGCAATGCGATATACCGAGGTGAGGCTGGATAGAATCGCCGATGAGTTGTTGGAAGACATCGATAAAGAAACGGTTGATTTCAGGCTTAATTTCGATGATTCTCTTCAGGAACCCACCGTATTGCCTGCAAGGCTTCCTAATCTGTTGATAAACGGATCATCCGGGATTGCGGTCGGAATGGCCACCAACATGCTCCCGCACAATTTAAGAGAGGTTTGCGATGGCACCATGGCATATTTGGCAAATCCTGAAATTTCGGTGGAAGAATTGATGGAGCATATTCCTGCACCAGACATGCCTACCGGAGGAATCATATATGGGGTTGCCGGGATTAAGGAGGCTTATGAAACAGGACGCGGCCGAGTGGTGGTCAGAGGAAGAGCAGAGATCGAACAATATGACAACCGGGAGGCCATCATCATCACAGAAATTCCATATCAGGTTAATAAAGCTTATCTGATTGAGAAGATCGCAGAATTGGTAAATGAGGAAAAGATTACTGGCATTCATGATGTACGGGATGAGTCCGACAGGAATGGAATGAGAATCGTCATTGAAATCAAGAAAGATGCGATTTCTAATGTGGTGTTGAGTAATTTATTCAAGTATACCTTGTTGCAGAATAGTTACGGAATAAACAATATAGCACTGGTTGGTGGCAGACCCATGACCCTTGGCTTAAAAGATCTGATCCGTGAATTCATAAAGTTCCGCCTTGAAGTAATCGTGCGCAAGACACAATTCGAACTTCGACAGGCCCAGGAAAAAGCACATATTCTCGAAGGTTTACTAATAGCCTTGGATCATCTGGATGAAGTCATTGCATTAATCAGAGGTTCAAGAACGGTGGATGATGCAAGGACTGGATTGATGGATACTTTTCAGTTGAGTGAGATTCAGGCGAAAGCCATCCTGGACATGAGGTTGCAGAAACTAACAGGACTGGAGCGGGATAAGATCAAGGAAGAGTATGACGAACTCATGAAAGAGATTGCCAGACTTCAGGAGATCCTTGGAAGTGAGGAATTGAGAAAGCAAATTATAGTGGACGAGCTCACAGACATCAAATCTCGATTTGGGGATGATCGTCGTACCGAGATTCAGATGGCGGAGGGTGAAATAAACATGGAAGACATGATAGCCAATGATGAGGTGGTAGTTACCATTTCTCATCAAGGTTACATCAAACGAACAAAAACTTCTGAATACCGCACACAAACCAGAGGGGGAAGAGGTTCCACCGGAAGCAAAACCAAGGACGAGGATTTCATCGAACACATGTTCATTGCCTCCAACCACAATTACCTGTTGCTCTTTACAGAAATGGGTAAATGTTATTGGTTGAGGGTGTACGAAATTCCTGAGGCTGCCAAAACTTCTTTGGGCAGGGCCATTCAGAATATTGTTTCCTTAGCCAAGGAAGATAAAGTCAGGGCTTATATCAATGTGGATAATCTTTCCAATGAGGAGTTTTTAAATTCTCACTACATCATGTTATGTACCAGGAAAGGAACCATCAAGAAAAGCAGTCTGGAAGATTTCAGCAGGCCTCGGGCCAATGGAATCATCGCCATTTCCATCAATGAAGGAGATCAGCTGATGGAAGCTAAACTGACCAATGGTAAAAATGAAATCATCATTGCCAATAAAATGGGACGTGCCATTCGATTCCCGGAAGCAACTGTTCGTCCGATGGGCAGGAATGCTGCGGGGGTTAGAGGCATCAGCCTGGATGAAGCCAATGGAGATGCGGTGGTCGGAATGGTTTGTGTGGATCCCGAGGATAAAACAACCAGCATATTGGTAGTGTCTGAAAAAGGCAATGGCAAGCGGTCTGAATTGGAAGATTACAGGATCACCAATCGTGGCGGAAAAGGAGTTAAAACGCTCCAGGTTACCGACAAGACGGGACAATTAGTGGCCATTAAGATAGTGCATGATACGGATGATCTGATGATCACCACAACCAATGGCGTGACCATCAGAATGAGTATAGAAAGCCTTAGGGTCATGGGAAGGGCCACTCAGGGTGTGCGTCTGATCAGACTGGACGAAACGGATGAGATAGGAGATGTAGCCGTTGTAAAGCGCGAAGAAGATGAAGAAGTGGTACTCCCTGATGTTACAGAAATGCCTTTGGCCGATGATGATTCTGAAGAATAA
- the ychF gene encoding redox-regulated ATPase YchF codes for MGLQCGIVGLPNVGKSTLFNALTSAGALAANYPFATKDPNLGVITVADPRLAELASLVNPQKLIPTTVDILDIAGLIKGASKGEGLGNQFLANIREVDAIIHVVRAFDNDNVVHVDGSVDPVRDKEVVDTELILKDIESLERRLDRLRKQSKSGDKEVLRDIEIGEKLLIHLSDGKTARAFVHDEDSAQFVKSSQILTGKPVLYVCNVDEASIHTGNAHTARFIEAIKSEKADVLIISAGIEAEITELPEEDRAGFFADLGLTEPGTHKITRAAYNLLELITYFTAGVKEVRAWTVKKGTKAPGAAGVIHSDFEKGFIRAEVIHYHDYVKYKSEAAIKAAGKMATEGKEYVVQDGDVMHFLFNV; via the coding sequence ATGGGTTTACAATGCGGAATCGTAGGATTACCTAACGTAGGAAAATCAACCTTGTTCAATGCGCTCACCTCTGCGGGCGCTCTTGCAGCCAACTATCCTTTTGCCACCAAAGATCCTAATCTAGGTGTAATCACTGTAGCGGATCCAAGATTGGCTGAATTGGCCAGTTTAGTAAATCCACAAAAGTTGATCCCTACTACAGTCGATATCCTTGATATAGCAGGATTGATTAAAGGCGCTTCCAAAGGTGAAGGACTGGGCAATCAGTTTCTGGCAAATATCCGCGAAGTGGATGCAATCATTCATGTGGTGAGGGCTTTTGACAATGACAATGTAGTGCATGTGGATGGATCCGTGGACCCGGTAAGAGACAAGGAAGTGGTGGATACAGAACTTATTCTGAAAGATATAGAATCCCTGGAGAGAAGATTGGACAGATTACGCAAACAATCAAAATCAGGCGACAAGGAAGTATTGAGAGACATTGAAATCGGAGAAAAGTTATTGATTCATCTTAGCGATGGGAAAACTGCACGCGCTTTCGTCCACGATGAAGACAGCGCTCAATTCGTTAAATCAAGCCAGATCCTCACCGGCAAGCCGGTGCTTTATGTATGCAATGTGGACGAAGCCAGCATCCACACAGGCAATGCACACACTGCCCGCTTCATCGAAGCCATCAAATCAGAAAAAGCAGATGTACTCATTATCTCCGCAGGCATTGAAGCTGAAATCACTGAATTACCGGAAGAGGACAGAGCTGGTTTCTTTGCGGACCTGGGACTGACAGAGCCCGGCACTCATAAAATCACAAGAGCGGCCTATAATTTGCTGGAGTTAATAACCTATTTTACTGCCGGGGTTAAAGAAGTTCGTGCCTGGACTGTAAAGAAAGGCACTAAAGCACCCGGAGCAGCGGGAGTTATCCATTCAGATTTCGAAAAAGGCTTCATTCGAGCAGAAGTTATACATTATCACGACTACGTAAAATATAAATCAGAAGCGGCCATCAAAGCAGCCGGAAAAATGGCAACAGAAGGAAAGGAGTACGTCGTTCAGGATGGAGACGTGATGCATTTTCTTTTCAACGTGTAA
- a CDS encoding two pore domain potassium channel family protein produces MKHFLKKLFLGDPATNTISNDFHKDKRKENIRAIWHNEHHNDYGLEKIFRLFLAASQFVFPSSYIKHYLERYGTHYKDLAVDLIVIFKLAFPIFLLYFQLQHNYWLLALQIWLTAETLLHAPTLIFASDTLSKPKSYQRSMLLVFLNYLEILFAFAVIYGSGDYLNHPLVHWYDAIYFSFTTGSSMGFGDFVPTTFIGKLLVSIQAIIFFLFVVIFLNFFSSRMENKGYFDQSNR; encoded by the coding sequence ATGAAGCATTTTCTAAAAAAGCTCTTTTTAGGCGATCCTGCGACCAATACCATCTCTAATGACTTCCATAAAGACAAAAGAAAGGAGAACATCCGGGCCATTTGGCATAATGAGCACCACAATGACTATGGCCTAGAAAAGATCTTCCGCTTATTCCTTGCTGCGTCACAATTTGTTTTTCCTTCCAGTTACATCAAGCATTATCTCGAAAGGTACGGGACTCATTATAAGGATCTTGCAGTGGATTTGATTGTTATCTTCAAGTTGGCATTTCCAATATTTTTACTTTATTTTCAACTTCAGCACAACTATTGGTTGCTTGCACTCCAGATTTGGCTCACTGCCGAAACCTTACTGCATGCGCCAACTTTGATCTTTGCCTCAGACACCTTATCCAAACCAAAATCTTACCAAAGGTCTATGCTCCTGGTCTTTCTGAATTATCTTGAAATCCTGTTTGCTTTTGCAGTGATCTATGGTTCCGGAGACTACCTGAACCATCCTTTGGTACACTGGTACGATGCCATTTATTTTAGTTTCACCACAGGTTCATCCATGGGTTTTGGGGATTTTGTGCCAACTACATTTATTGGAAAATTATTGGTGAGTATTCAGGCCATTATATTTTTTCTGTTTGTGGTGATCTTCTTAAATTTTTTCAGCAGCAGAATGGAGAACAAAGGCTATTTCGATCAATCGAATAGATAA
- the alaS gene encoding alanine--tRNA ligase, giving the protein MESRLIRQKFLSFFEKNQHKIVPSSPIVVKNDPTLMFTNAGMNQFKDYFLGNKPAQDKRVADTQKCLRVSGKHNDLEEVGTDGYHHTMFEMLGNWSFGDYFKEEAIELAWKLLTEEYKLDPSRLYVSVFGGDETEGLDRDMESVGFWKKWVPEDRILFFGKKDNFWEMGDTGPCGPCSEIHIDLRSEEDRAKSPGAALVNLGVPEVMEIWNLVFIQFNRKVDGSLEELPDKHIDTGMGFERLTMVLQDKKFSYDTDIFSGMIQFMADFSNIPYTGQYTSIHKSDMAMRVLADHIRAIVFTIADGTIPSNTGPGYVIRRILRRAVRYYYSYLGIKEPFMFRLVPFLVTGMGDVFPEIKSQQELIVRVIKEEESSFLRTLEGGLKRLELLQPVNGMISGQDAFELYDTYGFPIDLTKLIAKEKEWEVDEKEFSVCLVQQKERSRADAKKEYSDWNLVAEGQVRFVGYDVHEVEETRLLRWRQIQTKGQTRFQLVLETTPFYPEGGGQVGDKGILYFDNQAVEVLDTVKENDLILHMTEVLPSVPTANVRAVINSYRRSLIQKNHSSTHLLHAALRNVLGTHVTQKGSLVNEDYLRFDFSHFQKLSSTEILRIEQLVNEKIRQNIALEETRHLPIEEARKSGAMMLFGEKYGEDVRMITFDPSYSRELCGGCHVESTGEIGYFKLIGDSAIAAGIRRIEAVTAVKSEEFMRNQMEQLSEIRQLLNNPPNLIQQLQNLIEENKSLQKELQEQKEAKALGLKDQLVQSARRINGIQTLVTKVDLGDSKICKSLIFNLGKELEPAIIFFGFVESDKPQLMCYISEELTTSHAYNASTWLRQIAKHIQGGGGGQAFFSTAGGKNVQGIDTALEEARNILQQSLS; this is encoded by the coding sequence ATGGAGTCCCGACTAATTCGCCAAAAGTTCCTGAGTTTTTTTGAAAAAAACCAACATAAAATTGTGCCCTCGAGCCCAATTGTAGTGAAAAATGATCCTACCCTGATGTTCACCAATGCTGGGATGAACCAGTTTAAGGATTACTTCCTTGGCAACAAACCCGCACAGGACAAAAGGGTTGCAGATACTCAAAAGTGCCTACGCGTCAGTGGCAAGCATAACGACCTGGAAGAAGTTGGGACAGATGGTTATCACCACACCATGTTTGAAATGCTGGGCAACTGGTCCTTTGGGGATTACTTTAAAGAAGAAGCCATTGAGCTCGCCTGGAAATTACTGACGGAAGAATACAAATTGGATCCTTCCAGACTCTATGTTTCCGTTTTTGGTGGGGATGAGACAGAGGGTCTTGACAGGGATATGGAATCTGTGGGTTTTTGGAAAAAATGGGTGCCGGAAGACAGAATTCTCTTTTTTGGCAAGAAAGATAATTTTTGGGAAATGGGGGATACCGGGCCATGTGGTCCCTGTTCTGAAATCCACATAGATCTCAGGTCCGAGGAAGACCGTGCAAAATCTCCCGGCGCAGCATTAGTCAATCTGGGTGTTCCTGAGGTAATGGAAATTTGGAACCTGGTATTCATTCAGTTTAACAGAAAAGTTGATGGAAGCCTGGAGGAATTGCCTGACAAGCATATTGATACCGGCATGGGATTCGAACGGCTTACCATGGTGCTGCAGGATAAGAAGTTTTCTTACGATACCGATATTTTTAGCGGAATGATACAATTCATGGCTGATTTTAGCAACATTCCCTACACCGGACAATATACCAGTATCCATAAATCCGATATGGCCATGAGAGTCCTAGCGGACCACATCAGAGCCATTGTATTTACCATTGCGGATGGAACCATCCCTTCAAACACAGGTCCGGGCTATGTCATCAGAAGAATTTTAAGAAGGGCCGTCAGGTATTACTATTCTTACCTCGGCATCAAGGAGCCATTTATGTTTAGGTTAGTTCCTTTTTTGGTGACCGGAATGGGAGATGTTTTTCCCGAAATAAAAAGTCAGCAGGAACTGATAGTCCGTGTGATTAAAGAAGAAGAAAGTTCCTTCTTAAGGACACTGGAAGGGGGGTTGAAAAGATTGGAATTGCTTCAACCGGTGAATGGCATGATATCCGGCCAAGATGCTTTTGAATTGTATGATACCTATGGTTTTCCGATAGATCTCACCAAACTGATCGCAAAAGAAAAAGAATGGGAAGTAGATGAAAAAGAATTCTCCGTCTGCCTTGTCCAGCAAAAAGAGCGCTCACGGGCAGATGCAAAAAAGGAATATTCAGACTGGAATTTGGTTGCGGAAGGTCAGGTAAGGTTTGTGGGATATGATGTACATGAGGTAGAGGAAACCAGACTTTTGCGCTGGCGACAGATTCAAACAAAGGGACAGACCAGATTTCAATTGGTACTGGAGACCACACCATTTTATCCGGAGGGTGGCGGACAGGTAGGGGATAAAGGTATTTTATATTTTGACAACCAGGCAGTTGAGGTGTTGGATACGGTGAAGGAAAACGATCTGATCCTGCACATGACAGAAGTATTGCCTTCTGTACCTACAGCGAATGTGCGTGCAGTAATTAATTCATACAGAAGATCCCTGATTCAAAAAAATCATTCTTCGACACATTTACTGCATGCAGCACTTAGAAATGTATTAGGGACGCATGTCACCCAAAAAGGTTCCCTGGTGAATGAGGATTATTTGAGATTCGATTTTTCTCATTTTCAAAAACTCAGTTCGACGGAAATCCTTAGAATCGAGCAATTGGTAAACGAAAAAATTCGCCAAAACATAGCGTTGGAGGAGACCCGACATTTACCTATTGAGGAGGCTAGGAAATCCGGTGCAATGATGTTGTTTGGGGAGAAATATGGGGAGGATGTTCGGATGATCACCTTTGATCCAAGCTATTCCCGGGAATTGTGTGGAGGTTGTCATGTAGAATCAACGGGTGAAATCGGCTATTTCAAATTGATAGGGGATTCTGCCATCGCAGCAGGTATCCGAAGAATAGAAGCGGTTACTGCTGTAAAGTCGGAAGAATTTATGAGGAATCAGATGGAGCAGCTTTCAGAAATAAGGCAATTGCTCAACAATCCGCCCAATCTAATCCAGCAGTTGCAAAATTTGATAGAGGAAAACAAATCACTTCAAAAGGAATTGCAAGAGCAGAAAGAAGCCAAGGCGCTGGGTCTCAAAGATCAACTCGTTCAATCTGCACGGCGAATAAATGGCATCCAGACTTTGGTTACAAAAGTCGACCTCGGTGACAGTAAGATTTGCAAATCCTTGATTTTTAATTTAGGAAAAGAGCTGGAACCTGCCATCATTTTCTTTGGGTTTGTTGAATCGGACAAGCCTCAATTGATGTGTTACATTTCGGAAGAATTAACGACCAGCCACGCTTATAATGCCTCAACCTGGTTAAGACAAATCGCCAAACACATTCAGGGAGGAGGCGGAGGACAAGCATTTTTTAGTACTGCAGGCGGAAAAAATGTTCAGGGCATCGATACCGCGCTTGAGGAAGCCCGCAACATTTTACAGCAAAGTCTTAGCTAA